From Oscillospiraceae bacterium CM, a single genomic window includes:
- a CDS encoding helix-turn-helix domain-containing protein, which yields MAVFRVEKTRDYTVMANHHLKNRALTLKAKGLLSLMLSLPEDWDYTLKGLSLISVEGIDAIREAVRELECAGYIIRSRERNGKGQLKGTEYVIYEKPHSSEAPPGGENPAQENPTLDNPTQEKPMLGSPALAEPIQENPTQLNTKGLKTYPENTQTVNPHGANPYPSNPNPSYRATGSENSAGWDEMGYDEASRYREMVLENLEYDLLVQDRKTNRERLDEIVDLIVETLCSTKPTICVSGDDYPASLVKEKLLRLTSTHMDYVFECLDKNTTYVRNIKKYLLATLFNAPSTIDSYYSALVNHDLYGDGSRGR from the coding sequence ATGGCTGTATTTCGCGTGGAGAAAACGAGGGATTACACGGTTATGGCAAATCATCATTTAAAAAACCGGGCTTTAACGCTCAAAGCAAAAGGACTTTTGTCCTTAATGCTCTCCCTGCCGGAAGATTGGGACTATACGCTGAAAGGGCTATCCCTTATCAGCGTGGAGGGCATCGACGCGATCCGCGAGGCGGTCAGGGAATTGGAGTGCGCCGGATATATCATCCGTTCCAGAGAACGCAACGGCAAAGGGCAGCTCAAGGGTACGGAATATGTGATCTACGAAAAGCCTCATTCGTCCGAAGCCCCACCTGGAGGGGAAAACCCTGCACAGGAAAATCCAACATTGGATAATCCAACGCAGGAAAAGCCTATGCTGGGTTCTCCTGCATTGGCCGAGCCTATACAGGAAAATCCAACGCAATTAAATACTAAGGGATTAAAAACTTATCCAGAAAATACCCAAACAGTAAATCCTCATGGAGCAAATCCTTATCCATCAAATCCGAATCCATCCTATCGGGCAACCGGTTCGGAAAACTCTGCCGGATGGGATGAGATGGGATACGATGAGGCGTCCAGATACAGGGAAATGGTTCTGGAGAACCTCGAATACGACCTGCTGGTGCAAGACCGAAAAACAAACCGGGAACGGTTAGATGAAATTGTAGACCTCATCGTAGAAACGCTCTGCTCCACCAAGCCGACAATCTGCGTTTCAGGGGACGATTACCCCGCTTCGCTTGTGAAGGAAAAGCTGCTGCGGTTGACCAGCACCCACATGGATTACGTTTTTGAGTGCCTGGACAAAAACACCACCTATGTTCGCAACATCAAGAAATACCTGTTGG